The following proteins are co-located in the Tiliqua scincoides isolate rTilSci1 chromosome 8, rTilSci1.hap2, whole genome shotgun sequence genome:
- the CIB2 gene encoding calcium and integrin-binding family member 2 isoform X1 — translation MVPMDYTRNPDVKLPIQLIVNMPEFKVGLRTPVSETLENCLLENPFRERIVHSFSENEEGSLSFNDFVDMFSALSESAPRELKAFYAFKVYDFNMDNFICKSDLEQTLNKLTKEELTEEEVSLVCEKVIEEADMDADGKLGYADFEDMISKAPDFLSTFHVRI, via the exons ATGGTACCCATGGACTATACCAGGAACCCAGACGTCAAACTACCTATTCAGCTCATAGTGAACATGCCAGAGTTCAAG gtagggctgagaacaCCAgtgtctgaaacactggagaactGCCTGCTG GAGAACCCTTTCAGAGAGAGGATTGTCCATTCTTTTTCTGAAAACGAGGAGGGGAGTCTCAGCTTTAacgactttgtggacatgttctcTGCACTCAGTGAATCGGCTCCCCGCGAGCTGAAAGCATTCTATGCCTTTAAGGTCTATG ATTTTAACATGGACAACTTCATTTGTAAATCCGACCTGGAACAAACTCTCAACAAGTTGACGAAAGAAGAGCTCACAGAGGAAGAAGTCAGCCTAGTGTGTGAAAAAGTCATTGAGGAAGCTGATATGGATGCAGATGGGAAGCTCGGATATGCAGATTTCGAAGACATGATTTCTAAAGCTCCAGACTTTCTCAG
- the CIB2 gene encoding calcium and integrin-binding family member 2 isoform X2, producing the protein MVPMDYTRNPDVKLPIQLIVNMPEFKENPFRERIVHSFSENEEGSLSFNDFVDMFSALSESAPRELKAFYAFKVYDFNMDNFICKSDLEQTLNKLTKEELTEEEVSLVCEKVIEEADMDADGKLGYADFEDMISKAPDFLSTFHVRI; encoded by the exons ATGGTACCCATGGACTATACCAGGAACCCAGACGTCAAACTACCTATTCAGCTCATAGTGAACATGCCAGAGTTCAAG GAGAACCCTTTCAGAGAGAGGATTGTCCATTCTTTTTCTGAAAACGAGGAGGGGAGTCTCAGCTTTAacgactttgtggacatgttctcTGCACTCAGTGAATCGGCTCCCCGCGAGCTGAAAGCATTCTATGCCTTTAAGGTCTATG ATTTTAACATGGACAACTTCATTTGTAAATCCGACCTGGAACAAACTCTCAACAAGTTGACGAAAGAAGAGCTCACAGAGGAAGAAGTCAGCCTAGTGTGTGAAAAAGTCATTGAGGAAGCTGATATGGATGCAGATGGGAAGCTCGGATATGCAGATTTCGAAGACATGATTTCTAAAGCTCCAGACTTTCTCAG